One window of the Megalops cyprinoides isolate fMegCyp1 chromosome 2, fMegCyp1.pri, whole genome shotgun sequence genome contains the following:
- the brinp3a.2 gene encoding BMP/retinoic acid-inducible neural-specific protein 3a.2 codes for MALWEFLTLSLHCWVAATASLSDQRARGPLDWLLSDKGPFHHSQEYTDFVERSRQGFSTRYKIYREFGRWKVNNLAVEQKDILDSPLPLTPEFIRNIRLLGRRPTIQLITENLIKKYGTHFLLAATLGGEEALTIFVDKRKLSKNTDGSDYSSNSTSVTLETLHQLAASYFIDRESTLRKLHHLQIASTAIKVTETRTGPLGCSNYDNLDSVSSVLVQSPENKVHLQGLQVILPDYLRDRFVQAALSYIACNSEGDFVCKDNDCWCKCDHKFPECNCPYMDIQAMEESLLRITESWSTHYKEFEDSDELKMFVARLPQNYFLNISTIQHLWSMDSLFQRRYEQLESNMKGLLKRAQRVVYKLFGLSKRCQKQPHITLPRERLRTYWLNYLQSLLYCSENNQLGSFSAETHSCICAYDQTSCQLPIPCSIGERQACAACATDNLTRCGSCNSGFMLSQGTCKPMVADSTENYLGFETDLQDLELRYLLQRVDRRLEVHAIFISNDMRLNSWFDPSWRKRMLLTLKSNKYKSNLVHMLLGISLQICLTKNSTLEPVLTLYINPFGGSHSESWYMPINENSFPDWQPAKLDLPLECFNWTLTLGNKWKTFFETIHIYLRSRVKTQSTNGNDSTYYEPLEIIDPSRNLGYMKINSIQVFGYSMHFDPEAIRDLILQLDYPYTQGSQDSALLQLLEIRDRVNRLSPPGQQQLDLFACLLRHRLKLTANEVIRIHSSLQAFSTRLPNSIDYETTKLCS; via the exons atgGCTCTATGGGAGTTCCTAACACTGAGCCTCCACTGCTGGGTTGCAGCCACGGCCAGCCTCTCCGATCAGAGGGCCAGGGGGCCCCTTGACTGGCTCCTCTCTGACAAGGGCCCCTTCCACCACTCTCAGGAGTACACCGACTTTGTGGAGAGGAGCCGACAGGGCTTCTCTACCAGATACAAgatatacag AGAGTTTGGGAGGTGGAAAGTGAATAACTTGGCTGTGGAGCAGAAAGATATCCTGGACTCCCCTTTACCCCTCACCCCAGAATTTATCCGCAACATAAGACTACTGGGACGGCGACCAACCATCCAGCTCATTACTGAAAATCTCATCAAGAAATATGGGACCCATTTTTTACTAGCGGCAACTTTGGGAG GAGAAGAAGCCTTAACTATatttgtggacaaaagaaaactGAGTAAAAATACGGATGGCAGCGACTATTCCAGCAACAGTACGTCCGTCACATTGGAGACTCTCCACCAGCTGGCTGCCTCCTACTTCATCGACAGAGAGAGCACGCTACGCAAGCTGCACCACCTCCAGATCGCCTCCACTGCCATCAAG GTAACAGAAACAAGAACAGGTCCTCTTGGTTGCAGTAACTATGACAACCTTGATTCTGTTAGTTCGGTGCTGGTTCAGAGTCCTGAAAACAAAGTTCACTTACAag GTCTGCAGGTTATCCTGCCTGATTACCTGAGGGACCGCTTTGTGCAAGCTGCTCTCAGTTACATTGCCTGCAACAGTGAGGGTGATTTTGTATGCAAAGATAATGATTGCTGGTGTAAGTGTGATCACAAGTTCCCAGAGTGCAACTGTCCATATATGGATATTCAGGCAATGGAGGAAAGCTTGCTTCGGATTACTGAGTCCTGGAGCACCCATTACAAAGAATTTGAGGATTCAG atgaattaaaaatgtttgtggcAAGACTGCCACAAAATTATTTCCTGAACATTTCAACAATACAGCACTTGTGGTCAATGGACAGTTTGTTTCAGCGGCGCTACGAGCAACTGGAGAGCAACATGAAAGGATTGCTGAAAAGAGCTCAAAGAGTGGTGTACAAGCTCTTTGGTCTAAGCAAGAGGTGTCAAAAACAGCCACATATTACTCTACCCAGGGAAAG aCTACGGACATATTGGTTAAACTATTTACAGTCTTTACTCTACTGCTCAGAGAACAACCAGCTTGGGTCAttttctgcagaaacacacagctgcatctGTGCATATGACCAGACGTCCTGCCAGCTGCCCATTCCCTGCTCCATAGGCGAAAGGCAGGCGTGTGCTGCATGTGCCACTGACAACCTCACCCGCTGTGGCAGCTGCAACTCCGGCTTCATGCTCAGCCAGGGTACCTGCAAGCCCATGGTTGCAGACTCCACTGAAAACTATCTGGGCTTCGAGACAGACCTGCAGGACCTTGAGCTGAGGTATCTCCTGCAGAGAGTAGACAGGAGGCTTGAGGTCCATGCCATCTTCATTAGCAATGACATGCGCCTTAACAGCTGGTTTGACCCTTCCTGGAGGAAACGCATGCTCCTCACCTTAAAGAGCAACAAGTACAAGTCAAATCTCGTGCATATGCTACTGGGCATATCCCTTCAGATCTGCCTTACTAAAAACAGCACACTAGAGCCCGTACTAACATTGTACATAAACCCTTTTGGGGGCAGTCACTCAGAGAGCTGGTATATGCCTATAAATGAGAATAGTTTTCCAGACTGGCAACCAGCTAAGCTTGACCTTCCCTTGGAGTGCTTCAACTGGACCTTGACCCTGGGtaacaaatggaaaacatttttcgAAACCATTCACATCTATTTAAGGAGCCGTGTCAAGACCCAGAGCACCAACGGGAATGACAGTACGTACTACGAACCCCTGGAGATCATTGACCCATCCAGGAACTTGGgctacatgaaaataaacagcatccAAGTGTTCGGCTACAGCATGCACTTTGATCCTGAAGCCATTCGAGATCTGATCCTGCAGCTGGATTATCCCTACACACAAGGCTCCCAGGATTCTGCGTTACTGCAGTTGCTTGAGATCCGCGATCGGGTGAACCGCCTCTCACCTCCAGGCCAACAGCAGCTGGATCTCTTTGCCTGCCTCCTCCGGCACAGACTGAAACTGACGGCCAATGAGGTGATCAGGATCCACTCGTCTTTGCAAGCCTTCAGCACACGTTTGCCCAACTCTATTGATTATGAGACCACTAAACTGTGTAGTTAG